The Amycolatopsis japonica nucleotide sequence CCGGTGTCGAAGGCGGTCGTGGTGCGGCTGGAGCCGGTGGCCGCACCTTAGGCTGCCCGCTTGGCGGTGCCGCGCGGCGCCGGACGGGGTCCACCGTGGAAGGGCCAAACCCTTTCGCGGAAAGGCCTTGCCATGTCACGAAGATCGACCTCGCGTTGCTTCGCCGCCCTGGCCTCGCTCCTGCTCGTCGCGGTGCTGCCCGGCGCGGCCACCGCCGCTCCGGGCGCACCGCCGCCGCTGCCGTTCGTCTCCCAGCTCGACCTGTCCTGCTACAAGACCGAAGGCTACAAACCACCGCCGACCGAGCTCACCCTCAAGCACCTCAACCCGGTACTCGGGAAACTGCCGCTGGAGACGGTCAAGCTCGGTGAACGCCTGCAGCTGTGCGTGCCGGTCGCTAAGAACGGCGTGATCCCGCCGCCGGGGATCGTCGACTACGTCCGCTGGGTGGATCTGTCGTGCTACCGGATCGAAGGCCGCTCGGTGGACTTCCCGCTGACGCTGAGCCATCTGAATCCCGTCGTGCAGAAACTCGGCATCCAGGATTCGCACGTGACCCTGTTGTCGCCGGAGCAGTTGTGCGTCCCGGTCGCGAAGAACGGGAAACTGCCGCCGCCGGAGATCCTGTCGTTCGTGCGGCACATCGATCTCGAGTGCTATGCCCTGCGTGTCCTCGGCATTCCGACCATCCCGTTCCCGCTGACGCTGGGCCATCTCAACCCGGTTCTGGCCGATCGGCCGAAGGTGGACGTGAAGGTCGGCAACGCGCGGCAATTGTGCGTCCCGGTGGCGAAACGCGCTGACGAGATCCCGCCGGAGGTGCTCGGCACCGTCCAGTGGCTGGATCTGGCGAAGGCGGACGTCAGCACCGCGCCGAGCGTCGTCGGACCGCTCACGCTGAAGCTGACCCACCTGAACCCGGTGCTGTCCCACCTTCCCGGCGAAGCGGCCGTCATCACCGAGCCGGTTCAGCTCGGCCTTCCGGTGGCGAAGAACGGGAAGATCCCGCCAAGGGAGTGACTCGGCTCAGTCGATGCAGTCGGCGCCATCGGCCGTGATCGGCGGCTCCGCCAGCGCACCGATCGCGCCCCCGCCCGCGGAGACGCCCGGTCCTTTGTAGACCTGGCCGAGGACGACCTCGATCTTGCCCGCCGCGACCGAATCGGCTTTCTGGACGTCCAGTCCGCCGAGCAGTTTCGCGATCTCCGCGGCGGGCCCGGCCGCGTCGCTGAACCGGACGACCGACGTCCGCCGTCCGGCCTCGGCCTTCGTGTCGCCCTTGCCGAAACCCTTCTCCGCCAAGAGATCCGAGACGCGGGCGGCGAGACCGTCCTTGCCGCTCGCGTTGACGACGTCGACCTTGGGTCCGGCGGGCGCCTGCGGGGTGGTGGGCTGGACCCCGATCAGGGAGGCGGCGAACGCGCGCACCTGGGCGGGATCGACCTGCACGGCGGTCCAGGTCGGATGCCGGGGGTCGTAGCGGTAGTCGGGGTTGACCACCGGGATGGTCTCGAACGCGATCCCGCCGCCGGACACCCCGCGCATCTGCCGCACGAAGTCGAGCAGGTTCCACGAACCGTCGAGCACGACCGAACGCTTCACCGCGTCGATCAGGTCGGACACGCGCGCAGGGTTGGCGAGGGTCCCGCCGGAGAGCACCTGCTTCGCCAGTCCCGCGAGGAACACCTGCTGGCGGCGGACGCGGTCGAGGTCGCTGCGGGGCAGGTTCTTGCGCTGCCGGACGAAGGCGAGCGCGTCGGCGCCCGCGATCGTCTGCCGCCCGGCGGGGAAGTCCGCGCCCGAATCACGGTCCTTGGTGGCCTTCTTCAGACAGACCTCGACGCCGCCGACGGCCTTGCTGATCTCGTAGAAGCTCAGCAGGTTGACCTCGGCGAAGTGGTCGATCTTGACGCCACTGAGCTCCTCGACGGCCTTGAGGGTCGCCTTCCGCGCCGCGGTGATCGCCTGCTTGTTGATCTCGGCCTTGTCGGTCTTGCCCGCCGCGCGCTGCTCGTTCCCCGAGGCGAACTTGGTCCGGCCGAAGATCTCGTTGATCTTGCTCTTGTCCTTCGTGCCCGGCTGCGCGACCCACGAGTCACGCGGGATCGAGAACGCCTTCACCGTCTGCTGGCCGTTGGGGATGCGGAGCACGATGAGCGTGTCGGTCAGGTCGTCGCCGTTCGCCCCGGCCCGCAGTTCCCGCAGGATCTCCGGCGGCAGCGGCCGGTCCTGATTGTCGGTGCGCGCGTCGCGCCCGACCAGCAGGATGTCCAGCGAACCGTCGGCGGGCTGTTCCCCCGGATCCGGCGCCTCGATCACGTCCTCGCGGGTGATGCCGTCGAGCGACTCCAGCGTCGTGTATCCGTACGCGGTCCCGCCGAACACCGCCACCGCGAGCGCGGCGACCAGGACCTTCCCCAGCTTGTGCACGTCCCATAGACGCGCGGGAGGCCGTCAGCGCTGCATCAGTGATCCAGTTCACATCCTGAGATACGACGCGCCGTTCAGGTCGAGGATCGCCCCGGACGCCCACGCGGCCTCGCCGGAAGCCAGGTAGAGCACCGCGGCCGCGACCTCCTCCGGCGTGCCGACCCGGCCGAACGGACTCTCGCCCCGCGCGCCTTCGACCTTCGCCGCGACCCGGTCCGTCGCGGTGAAACCGGGCGCGACCGAGGTCACGGCGATCCCGTGCGGGGCGAGGGCGACGGCGAGCGACTGCCCCAGCGAGTGCAGCGCCGCCTTGCTCGCGCCATACGCCGGGAACTCGGGCTCACCCTTGAAGGCTCCCCGCGAGCCGATGTTGACCACGCGGCCGGGCGCGCCGCGGTCGATCATGTGCCGCGCCACGCAGTAGGTCACGTTCGCGGTGCCGAGCACGTTGACGTCGAGCATCCGCCGCCAGACCCGCTGCCAGTCCTCATAGGACACTTCGGCGACGGGATGGGCCGCACCCGCGGAGGGCGCGAAGGCGGCGTTGTTCACGAGGACGTCCACCCCGCCCACCAGTGCCTCTGCCTCGTCGGCGACCCGTTGTGCCACTTCGGGTTCCGAAAGGTCACCTTGGATCAGGCCGTGCCCGGAACCGGGCAGCTCGCCGAGCGTCCGCTCGGCTTCCTCCCGCTTCGAGGCGTAGTGGACGGCGACACGGTCGCCCTTTTCCGCGAAGGCGCGGGCGATCGCGCGGCCGATGCCGCGCGACGCCCCGGTGACCAGAACTCCCACGGAGCCGACCCTACTTCAGCCGCCGAAGAGCTGGACCACCTTGCGGAACAGTTCGTAGACGCCGTACGCGAACGGGAGCGCGACCCACAGCCACGCGAAGACCATCAGCCCGGTGCGGCGGCGTTCGGGAGCCTGTTCGGTCATCGGGCCTCACTCCTCGCGGGCTCACCGGACGACGCCGGCTCGTGGTACTTCGGGTTGACGGGGCGCACCAGCTCGTTCGCGACGAAACCGACGACCAGCAGGCCGATCATGATGAACAGTGACGTCGAGTACAGATCCGGGCCGACCTTGCCCGCAGACTTCTGGCTGTCGGCGATGGCGTTGACGATCAGCGGCCCGAGCACGCCGGCCATCGACCACGCGGTCAGCAGCCTGCCGTGAATCGCGCCCACCTGGTAGGTGCCGAAGAGGTCCTTCAGATACGCCGGCACGGTCGCGAACCCGCCGCCGTAGAAGGACAGGATCAGCATCGCGCACAGGACGAACACGAGCTTGGAGGCGTTCGTGGTCAGCGCGATCACCAGATACAGCAGGGCGCCGACGCCGAGGTAGAGCCGGTAGATGTTCTTGCGCCCCACCAGGTCCGAAGTGGACGACCAGACGAACCGGCCGAGCATGTTGGTCAGCGAAAGCAACGCGACGAACCCGGCCGCGGCGGCGGTGCCGACCGGCGTGGAGGTCTCGCGGAAGAAGTCCGCGATCATCGGCGAGGCCTTCTCCAGGATGCCGATCCCCGCGGTCACGTTGAAGCACAGGACCACCCAGAGGAGCCAGAACTGCGGCGTCCTGATGGCGTTGCGCGCCGACACGTTCGCGGTGGTGATCATCGCGTTGCCGTGGTCGGTCTTCGGTTCCCAGCCCTTCGGCTTCCAGTCGTCGGCGGGCACCCGCACCAGCAGGATGCCGAGGGTCATGAAGACCGCGTAGACCAGGCCGTGCACGAGGAAGGCCGTCGCGACCGTCCCGATGGACCACGGCGCCGTTCCCAGCATCTGCGAAGACCACGGGGAGGCGATCAGCGCGCCGCCGCCGAAGCCCATGATCGCGATGCCGGTGGCCATGCCCGGCCGGTCCGGGAACCATTTGATCAGCGTCGACACCGGCGAGATGTAGCCGATCCCGAGCCCGATGCCGCCGATCCCGCCCCAGCCGAGGACGACGAGCCAGTACTGCGACGTCGCCACACCGAGCGCGGAGAGCAGGAAGCCCGAGCTGAAGCAGACCATCGAGACGAACATCGCCCAGCGCGGCCCGTTGCGTTCGACCAGCGTCCCGCCGAAGGCCGCCGACAGCCCGAGCATCACGATGCCGAGCTGGAACGGCAGCGCGCTCTCGGTCCCGGTGAGGCCGAGGGTCTTCTCCAACGGCGGTTTGAAGACGCTCCACGCGTACGCCTGCCCGATCGACAGGTGGACGGCCAGCGCGGCGGGCGGCACCAGCCAGCGGCTCCAGCCCGGTGATGCGACGATGCGGGAACGGTCCAGGAAGCCGACAGCCATCCGGCGCCTCCGTACTCTGAGGATGTGCACTGGGAATGTATTACTTAATTCCCGACGTTGCAGTATCCAGGTGTTGAATGTTTCGGCGTCGAACAAACCGGCCAGAAGGGTGGACCACACGTGGGCAGGGTGACGGTGCGACGTCCGGTGCGGAAGATCTCCGCGACCAAGGACGTGCGGCGGCCCGACGCGCTCGCGGCCGAGGAACCGCTGGAGATCCGCGTCGGCGGCAAGGCACTCGCGGTCACCATGCGGACACCCGGCAACGACGTCGAACTCGCGCACGGGTTCCTGTTGTCCGAAGGCGTACTCGCCTCGCGTGAGGACGTCGCGGTCGCGCGGTACTGCGACGGCGTCGACGACCAGGGCCGCAACACCTACAACGTCCTGGACCTCGCACTGGCCGAAGGGGTCGCCCCGCCGGAGACCGGCGTCGAGCGGAACTTCTACACCACGTCCTCGTGCGGGGTCTGCGGCAAGGCCGCGCTCGACGCGGTGAAACTGAAAAGCCGGTTTTCCCCGGAGAAGTCCGAATTCGCGGTGAGCACCGACGTGCTGGCGAAGCTCCCGGACACGCTCCGCGCCCACCAGAAGGTGTTCTCCAGCACCGGCGGCCTGCACGCGGCCGCCCTGTTCGACGGCGACGGGAACCTCGCCGTCGTCCGCGAGGACGTCGGCAGGCACAACGCCGTCGACAAGGTGCTGGGCTGGGCGCTGCAGGAGGGCCGGATCCCCGCGACGGACACCGGGTTGCTGGTGTCCGGCCGCGCCTCGTTCGAACTGGTGCAGAAGGCCGCCATGGCCGGGATCGGGCTGCTGGCGGCCGTCTCCGCGCCGTCGTCGCTGGCCGCGGAACTGGCCGAGGAGAACGGCATGACCCTCATCGGTTTCCTGCGCGGCGACAGCATGAACCTCTACAGCGGCGAACAGCGGGTGCTCGGCCTCGGCTGAGCCGGGTCAGCCCTGGTTGCCCACCCAGTTGCCGTGGAAACCGTTCGGCACCCGGTCCGGCAGGTGCACGGCGCCCACGGTCTCCAGCGTCCCCGCGTCCAAAATGGTCAGATCGCTCTTCTGCGTCGCGGGATCGTAGACGAACCCCATCAGCACACCCTCGTCCTCGCCCGCGTCCACCGAGGACGGGACGAACACGAACTCCCCCACCTGCGCGCCGTCGCCGAATTCCCGTGACCGGACCGACCGGTTCCACAGATCGTGCTTCAGCAGGGAGCCCGACGACGCCGAACCATCCTTTGTGGACACCGAGTAGCCGAACCGGTGCGGCCGCCCGACCAGTCGCTCGTCGACGCGCGGGAACTCCTGGCCCTGGTCGTCGAGACGTTCCTCGACGACCTTGCCCGCGGCCAGGTCGACGGTCCAGCGGTCCAGGGTCGGCGGCCCCTCGGCCGGTCCGAGCAGCTCGGTGTCGAACATCTTCGGATGCCGGACGACGTCCAGCACGATGGTGTCGCCGTCGTCGTAGGCGTTCATCGGGTGGAACACGTAGCACGGCTCGACGTCGAACCAGCGGACGTCGCCGTTGCCACCCTCGCGCGGCATGACGCCGATTCGCGCCGGATACTTCGGGTTCCAGCGGTACGGCAGGCCGGCGTTGCCCGAGATCCGCTGACGCAGCTTCGCCCCGAAGGGATCCGGCACCTTCACCTTGCCCACCAGCGCGGACATCACGAGCCGCGCGGGGGTGCGCAGCGCCGTCGGGACGGACGCGGCGACCGCCTGCTCCGAATCGAAGGCGACGGGGAGGTCGTAGAAGACGACGTGCTTCTCGGTCAGGGAGAAGTCGTGCATCATCGGCGAGCCGGTGACCTCGACGTCGACCGTGCGCCGCGCGCGCCCCTGCGCGTCGATCACCGAGTACTGCACCTTGTTCCCCGAGCCGAAGAAGTACGAGACGGCGTGCAGCTCACCGGTCTCCGGGTCCCGCTTGGGGTGCGCGGTGTAGCCGCCGGGCAGGGTGCCGTCGAAATCGCAGGCACCCACGGTGTCGAGTTCGTCGGTCAGTTCGAAACTCGTGGCACCGCCCTCGATCAGGGCGAGGGTCTTGCCCGCGTGGCCGATCACGTTCGTGTTGGCCCCCAGGCCGGCGGCCGCGCCGCCTTCCCAGCGTTCACCGAGCTCCCGCGCGAGCCGGGGATTGCGCACCCAGCGGTTGCGGTACCACTCGGCGCGGCCGTCCCGCAGCCGGACGCCGTGCACCATGCCGTCGCCCATGAACCAGTGGTAGGTCGCGGGGTCCACTTCGGACAGCGGGTTCGGCCCGTTCCGCAGATAGCGCCCGTCCAGGTACTCCGGGATGTGCCCGGTGACGCTGAGTCCGGTGATCGTGTGCTCACGGTTGACCGGGGCGAAGTTGCCCTCGAGGAACTTGTTGCCCATCACAGACCCCTACCCTGGAATAACGATGTTATGTTCTCATTTATAACAGGGTTATGAGACACTGGCAAGCATGGCACCGAAACCCTCCGCCGCCGAGGTCAAGGGCAAGCTGATCGAGGCGGCGATCCGGCTGCTCGCGCACGGCGGCCCGGAGGCGCTCCAGGCGCGCAAGCTGGCGGCCGAGATCGGCGCGTCCACCATGGCCGTGTACACCCACTTCGGCGGGATGGGCGCGCTCGTGGACGAGGTCGCGCGCGAGGGATTCCGGCGCCTGTCGGCGAATCTGGGCCGGGTCGAGGAGACCGACGACCCGGCGGCCGACATCCTCACCCTGGCGCTGGCCTACCGTCGGACCGTCGTGGACGACCCGCACCTCTACGCGGTGACCTTCGGCCAAAGCCAGCCCAGCGGGCAGAAGGCGACCCTCGGCGACATGACCAACGAGGAGACCCGCCGGAACGCCAGCGAAGAGGGCATCGAGGCCTTCGGCTACCTGGTCCGCGCCGCGAAGCGGGTGATCGACGCCGGCCGGTTCCGCCCCGCCCCGGAGTTCGAGGTCGCCGCGCAGCTCTGGAGCGCCGTGCACGGCTACATCACACTGGAGGTCGCCGGTCATTTCGGCGACGGCGAGAATGGTGTGGACCACATCCTGATTCCCCTGGCCACCGCCCTCGGCGTGGGCCTGGGCGACACTTACGAGGCCGCGACGCGGTCCGCCCGCCTCTCGATCGAGGCCTGGCGCGCGAAAGAGGGAAACATCGGCACCTGATCCGGCGATACCTCGGTCACAGGTCGGTGAATCGTGCAACCTTCGAGCGGAAACGCGCGTCTGACCTGGTGGAAGCTCAACAGGGGGATCGGGGATCGGTGAACGAGGACGACCAGGGGCACACGACGCTGCCGGGGGTGGACGGCGCC carries:
- a CDS encoding MFS transporter small subunit, which translates into the protein MTEQAPERRRTGLMVFAWLWVALPFAYGVYELFRKVVQLFGG
- the fdhD gene encoding formate dehydrogenase accessory sulfurtransferase FdhD, with translation MGRVTVRRPVRKISATKDVRRPDALAAEEPLEIRVGGKALAVTMRTPGNDVELAHGFLLSEGVLASREDVAVARYCDGVDDQGRNTYNVLDLALAEGVAPPETGVERNFYTTSSCGVCGKAALDAVKLKSRFSPEKSEFAVSTDVLAKLPDTLRAHQKVFSSTGGLHAAALFDGDGNLAVVREDVGRHNAVDKVLGWALQEGRIPATDTGLLVSGRASFELVQKAAMAGIGLLAAVSAPSSLAAELAEENGMTLIGFLRGDSMNLYSGEQRVLGLG
- a CDS encoding carotenoid oxygenase family protein, with protein sequence MGNKFLEGNFAPVNREHTITGLSVTGHIPEYLDGRYLRNGPNPLSEVDPATYHWFMGDGMVHGVRLRDGRAEWYRNRWVRNPRLARELGERWEGGAAAGLGANTNVIGHAGKTLALIEGGATSFELTDELDTVGACDFDGTLPGGYTAHPKRDPETGELHAVSYFFGSGNKVQYSVIDAQGRARRTVDVEVTGSPMMHDFSLTEKHVVFYDLPVAFDSEQAVAASVPTALRTPARLVMSALVGKVKVPDPFGAKLRQRISGNAGLPYRWNPKYPARIGVMPREGGNGDVRWFDVEPCYVFHPMNAYDDGDTIVLDVVRHPKMFDTELLGPAEGPPTLDRWTVDLAAGKVVEERLDDQGQEFPRVDERLVGRPHRFGYSVSTKDGSASSGSLLKHDLWNRSVRSREFGDGAQVGEFVFVPSSVDAGEDEGVLMGFVYDPATQKSDLTILDAGTLETVGAVHLPDRVPNGFHGNWVGNQG
- a CDS encoding SDR family NAD(P)-dependent oxidoreductase, which produces MGVLVTGASRGIGRAIARAFAEKGDRVAVHYASKREEAERTLGELPGSGHGLIQGDLSEPEVAQRVADEAEALVGGVDVLVNNAAFAPSAGAAHPVAEVSYEDWQRVWRRMLDVNVLGTANVTYCVARHMIDRGAPGRVVNIGSRGAFKGEPEFPAYGASKAALHSLGQSLAVALAPHGIAVTSVAPGFTATDRVAAKVEGARGESPFGRVGTPEEVAAAVLYLASGEAAWASGAILDLNGASYLRM
- a CDS encoding L-lactate MFS transporter, whose product is MAVGFLDRSRIVASPGWSRWLVPPAALAVHLSIGQAYAWSVFKPPLEKTLGLTGTESALPFQLGIVMLGLSAAFGGTLVERNGPRWAMFVSMVCFSSGFLLSALGVATSQYWLVVLGWGGIGGIGLGIGYISPVSTLIKWFPDRPGMATGIAIMGFGGGALIASPWSSQMLGTAPWSIGTVATAFLVHGLVYAVFMTLGILLVRVPADDWKPKGWEPKTDHGNAMITTANVSARNAIRTPQFWLLWVVLCFNVTAGIGILEKASPMIADFFRETSTPVGTAAAAGFVALLSLTNMLGRFVWSSTSDLVGRKNIYRLYLGVGALLYLVIALTTNASKLVFVLCAMLILSFYGGGFATVPAYLKDLFGTYQVGAIHGRLLTAWSMAGVLGPLIVNAIADSQKSAGKVGPDLYSTSLFIMIGLLVVGFVANELVRPVNPKYHEPASSGEPARSEAR
- a CDS encoding TetR/AcrR family transcriptional regulator → MAPKPSAAEVKGKLIEAAIRLLAHGGPEALQARKLAAEIGASTMAVYTHFGGMGALVDEVAREGFRRLSANLGRVEETDDPAADILTLALAYRRTVVDDPHLYAVTFGQSQPSGQKATLGDMTNEETRRNASEEGIEAFGYLVRAAKRVIDAGRFRPAPEFEVAAQLWSAVHGYITLEVAGHFGDGENGVDHILIPLATALGVGLGDTYEAATRSARLSIEAWRAKEGNIGT
- a CDS encoding LCP family protein, whose product is MHKLGKVLVAALAVAVFGGTAYGYTTLESLDGITREDVIEAPDPGEQPADGSLDILLVGRDARTDNQDRPLPPEILRELRAGANGDDLTDTLIVLRIPNGQQTVKAFSIPRDSWVAQPGTKDKSKINEIFGRTKFASGNEQRAAGKTDKAEINKQAITAARKATLKAVEELSGVKIDHFAEVNLLSFYEISKAVGGVEVCLKKATKDRDSGADFPAGRQTIAGADALAFVRQRKNLPRSDLDRVRRQQVFLAGLAKQVLSGGTLANPARVSDLIDAVKRSVVLDGSWNLLDFVRQMRGVSGGGIAFETIPVVNPDYRYDPRHPTWTAVQVDPAQVRAFAASLIGVQPTTPQAPAGPKVDVVNASGKDGLAARVSDLLAEKGFGKGDTKAEAGRRTSVVRFSDAAGPAAEIAKLLGGLDVQKADSVAAGKIEVVLGQVYKGPGVSAGGGAIGALAEPPITADGADCID